The following DNA comes from Alienimonas californiensis.
GGCCCGAGTCGACCCCCGACTCCGCCGCCTTCGCTAAGCCCGCCGGCCCCGGCCGGGTCGAGGGCCAGGAGCGGCTGCGGAACGCCGCCAAGATCCCGCTGACTGAGATCGTCGCCGACGCCCAGGTCCGCGAGGACTTCGACCCGGAGGAACTGGCCAAGCTGGCCCACTCGATCCAGACCCAGGGGCAGCTCCAGCCCGTCCGCGTCCGCTGGGACGAGGGCCGCGGCAAGTACGTGCTGATCGTCGGCGAGCGGCGGTTCCGGGCCTGCCAGATCGCCGGGATCGAGAAGCTGGAGTGCGTGATCCAGGAGGGCGAGATCGCCGCCGACGACGCGCACGAGTTGCAGCTGATCGAGAACATCGTCCGGCAGGACCTGAACCCGATCGAGGAGGCGAAGGCCTACCGCAAGCTGATCGACGGCCGGGGCTGCTCGGCCAAGGAGATGGCCGCGGAGCTGAGCCTGGACTACACGACGGTGCAGCGGAGCCTGCGGCTGCTGACGCTGCCGGAGGACGTGCAGGAACGCGTCGCCGAGGGGGTGATCCCCAAGAGCCTGTTCCGCGAGGTGCTGAAGCTGAAGACCGACGAGGAGCGGCGGGCCTACGTGGACCGCTACCTGGACGGCGGCACGATCGACGCGGTGGCCGCGGAGGTGAAGCGGAAGAAGGGCGGCGACAAGCCGGCCAAGCAGAAGTCGACGCGGCGGTTCACCAAGGACGGACTGGTCGTGCAGGCGAGCAAGACCGGCCGGATCACGACGGCTGATCTGATCGCGACGCTCAAGGCTTGGGCAGAGGAACTCGAAGCGGATCTGGAGAAGCGGCGAGCGACCGCGGCGTAGTATCCAGAAAGAACTGCCGGAAACAGTCCCGCACGATCTGGCGGGCCGCGGGGGGGGGCAGTAGACTCCCCCCCCCCGGGGTCATGCGATGTTCGACCGATGTCTACTCTGCTTATCATTGTCAGCGTTACGTTTCTGAACGATGACGAAGCAGGGCGGTGGGCGAAGGAGATTGTGAGGGTTGCGGAAAACCTTCGAGGTGCGGAGGTGTACTCTGCCAGAATCGGTTTCCGGCATTGCATGGTGGAACCTCAGGCAATGAGACCACTCGGGCGGGAGGAGTTCTGGGATGCCTTCGATGCGGTGGGCGGCGACCTGCAAAAGCTGGTCGACGAGGTGAGACGAGCGGACGGGAAACTGTATGTGTGCTTCGACGGGGAGTTCGTCATGGAAGGGAGCCGCAGGGCCGAAAGTAGCGAGGGCGGGGCCAAGGCCGTGGACGACGGGCTGACGAGGATCCGGTCCAGAAAGGCGTTTAAGGGCGAGCAAAGACGCCAGGTCGAGATAGAACCCACCGGCGGCTCCCTCGAACTTCGGTCGATGGAGACGTTCCGATCCCTACTTTACGAAGAGGCAGACGGACAGCTGACGAGTGGACGGATGGGACTGGCGGCTAAAAAAACGGTGCTAGGAGACGTCATTGCGGCCGTTCCGCCGGAACAGAACACAGGCCCCTACACAACAACGTTTCTGTTCGATCCGGAAACGTATCACTTCACGGGCTATACGATGTACCGTGAAGGGCGCGTGAGCGAGGACTTCAGGCAGATCGACTACCTCGAGTGGCCTGGCGGCGTCAGTATGCCGGAGCTAACGATCTGGGTTGGATACGACTCGGACGGTAACGCGAACCGCGTCAGAGCGTATAAAATCCTAGACGCAGAGTTTAACATGAGTCCGCCGACGGAGGCATTCGCCGTTCCGGTGGCGAGCGGTGACATTGTTGTCGACCGTCGGGGTACCCGGAGCGGGAAGGTGTTTACTGCTCGAGAAGCAGTCGCAAATGCGGAAACTCTAGAGCCGCCGGGAGGCCTGCCTGCGATCAACGACAGAGGCGATCGCCTACCCGTAGGCGGAACTCGCGACTGGGTATGGATTGCTGCCTTGCTGACACTGGCGGCGGGGCTGCTCTCCGTGATCCTGTGGATCAAAAGGAGGGGGGCAGCCATGTAGAAGCGAGGCTTGCAATGCTACGAGTCGCGAGTATGCTCCAGATATCGTGGCGTCCGCTAACCAGAGAGGTGTCAAGTGCATACGAAGTCGTGGAAGAATGCCGTGGGCGGGTACGGTGCAGCTGCGGCGTTCATGCTGGTGTGCGGTGGGCTCGCGGTGCTAGCGAGTCCACCCGGTAGTATCAATCGTGAATGCAAGGGGGCTCATTCGGGCGAAGGCCCCGTTATCGAGGAGAGCGACTGCACCTGGGGCGGTCCCAACGTCTGTGCTCAGACAGAGGGGTGTAATGACTCGGGCGGGTTTGCGGAGGCTGTTCCTGGGAAGTGTGTGGACTGCGAGGAATGCTGGGATGAGTGCGAAGGGCCGCCGACGGAGGAGCCGCCTAAATATACGACCGTGCAGCGGGAGTATTGGTCTGGCATGTGTGTGAAGCGGGAACTCGTCACTGCTAATACGACTGAAGAGTCGTGCTGGTGCAAATACCATGACTCTGGGGGCCTGCTCACCCAGCCGCAGAGTGTCCCCGATTGTGTCCTGACGAATACATATCCTTGAGGGGCGGGGTGGCAGTTGTGTGTGCGCGGGTGATTTCGCAGGGCTGTCGTGTTCTCGTGTTCCTCCTCCTGGGGGCCGGGTGTTCTTCGCGTGAGAACGGGCCGCTCGTAAGCGTGGAGGAAGGCTCGACAGTCAATGTGCTGCTGCTGTCGGGCGGGAAGGGGGGGCTGGAGGCCGCCGGCGAGTCTTTTCATCTGTCGAACGAATCGGGCAGGGCGCTGGTCCTGCGGATCTCTGGCGTCAGCTGCGGCTGCATTGACGTGTCCGCCAAGCCGGCTGGAGACCTTCACGCAGGTCTTGTGGTGCCGGCCGGTGCGGTGCTAGATGTCCGGGTTTCGTCGCGTGCGTGGTCTGTCCCCGGCAGGCACCGTGGCGAAGTGACGCTGGCAGCCTCCGCTCAAGGCGGGGGCGGCGAGGCAGAGACGGTGGCTCTTGCTGCGGTCGTAGAAGTGCTGCCGGACTTTGATGTCAGGCCGTCGCAAATTGTCGTTCACAGTCCTGCTGGCGGCGACGAACCCGCCGTGAAGCAGGTCGACGTTCGGGGCTATTCCCGCGAGGGCAGCCCGCAGTGGGAGGATGTCGTGGTAACCAATGCCCCCCCGGGAGCAGCAATCCGGCAGACAGGGCACACGCGAGAAGCGTGGGGCGAAGGAATCACGCAAGACCACTGGCAGTTCGAATACGAACATCGGACGAGCTCGCAAACCTCCAGCACTCTGGGCGAGATGTCGCACTTCGTCTTACGGTTTGAAGGCAGTCGCACAGGCGGGGAAACAACCTCAGCAGAGACGAGTGTCATCGAAAGACGAGTGCGATCCGGGCTGCGAGTTCCGGACACGCTACGGCTGACGAATCGTGCTGACGGGTCTCGCGCTGGGCACGCTGTCGTCTATAGCCTAGATGGCAAACCGTTCCGCCTGCTGAGGCTTTCCGCCCCCCCTGGCTATGATGTGAGCGCGGAGCCGGGTACGGTCTCCTCTTCTCGTATGCACAGGATCGTCGTGAGGCCTGCGGCCCTCGAGCGGGGAGTCGGAGTCGAAAGCGCGGTGCTCCGGCTCTGGACGGACTATCCCGAAGCGAAAGACATATCGATACCTATCGAATGAGGCCGCGGCGGGGCTCGTCTTCCCGAAGTCGGCCGACCGTCTCCCGTCCGGGCCAGGGGATGCCTTCGAGGAGAGGACTCTGCTAGGATGCCGCTGCCCGCCAGAACGGGGTACTGTCAGTCGGTCGGTACGGCAAAGAACGCGGGTGCCCCGCTGAAAACTGGAAGTGCGTTCTAGTCAACCCGCTTCCGCTTACTACCTGGCCTTGGGAGCCGAGCAGGGTTCTGACCCAACGAATGGCTTCGAGACCGCCTCTGAGCAACCGGCTCAATGAATCTGCGATCCGCGAACCTCCGATGTGTGGCGTTTGCAGCCGCCATATGCTTTGTGACTGGATGCTCCTCTGATCGGAGTATCAGTGCGGACCCGGACTCGTTCACCGCGGACCTGACGGACGCGGGGCCGCAGGGCCGAACCTTAGGATATCTCGGGGACAACGCAGAGACGGCGATCTCTGAGGATAAGGGGCACTTGGTGGTAAACCTGCCGGCCGCAAGGTCCGGCCGCCCTCAGGCTGGTATTAGGACGATGTTCGCCGCCGTTGGCGACTTCGAGGTCACGGTAGGGTTCGAACTGCGTGATGTGCGGATGCCGTCGGACGGGTATGGGTCAGGCGTGGGAGTCCAAGTCACGCCTCGGGGGGGGGCGGACCGGATCGTATATCTCGGCCGGGTGCGGCACCCGGGGGAGGGCGACGTCTGGAAAGCGGTCCACCGCACGTCGAGGGGCGGACGACGGGAGCACGACCACCGCTACGTCAAAACCGACGCCAGATCCGGACGGCTGCAGCTGGTGCGGGAGGGCGGGATGATCCGCTGTCTCGCGGCGGGCGACGACGGCGAGTTCCACGAGGTTGCTGCTTTCGCGTTCGGCGACGACGGGATCCGGGAAATCAGCGTGATCGCGGATACCGGCGGCGGCACGAACCGGACGAAGGTCGCGATTACGGAACTGAGCGTCCTCGCTGACGGCCTGCCCTACGGGCTCCCGCCGGAGGAGGGGGTGTCGACTTGGACGATTTGGGCCGTCGCCTTCACGGCGGGGGCGGGCCTACTCGCGATCGGGGCGATCGACCGCTGGCGCGGAGCCCGTACCATCGGCAGGGCGTGATCGTGTCCGACGATGCGTTCTACCGAGACGCCGTGGCCGGGATAATCTGGGCGGCCCTGACGGCCGTGCTGGCGTGGTCGCTCTGGCGGACGTCCGGTCGGCTGTTTCCAGGAGAGTCCGTACGCCTGCGGGCGCTGCACGCCACGGTGTTGGGCTGGGGATGCGTCACGGCCGGGGCGTTCGCGGCCGGACTGACCGGCCGGCTCGGGGCCGCCGCCCTCGCGTCCTCCGTGGCGTTCGCGGCCGGCGTCCTCCACGTCTCAACGGCGGCGCTGACGCCCTCGCTCGCTCGCCTCCCGCGTAAGCGTCGGCCGACAGGCCTGGCCGCGACGATCCTGTGGATCGCCGCGGCGGCCCTCCTCGGCGGGGCGTCGCTCGGGCAGGGCGTGCTGGAGTACCCGCGGGACTGGGACACCCTGATGTACCACCTGCCGATGGTGGACTCGTGGTTGCAGGCCGGTTCCCTGGGCACGCAGGCAAACGCCGTCTGGTACAACGCCAGCGGCCTGGAGGCGCTCGCGCTCTGGCTGACGGCCCCGTTCTCCGGGGACTTTTTTGCGCAGCTCGTCAACCTGCCCGTCATGTTCGTGATGGCGGCGGGAGCGTGGGAACTGACGCGATTGCTGGGCGGGGCTCCGCCGCTCCGCCACGCGGCCGCGGCGGCGATCGTCACCTCGGACGTGGCGTTCAAGCAGCTGACGTGCCTCAAAAACGACTTTGCCGTGGCGACCCTGCTGGTCGTCGGGTTGGTCTACGGGTTGCGGTACTGCCGTCGCCTCCGGGGCGGCGATCTGCTCCTCGCCTCCACGGCGTTGGGGCTGTTGTGCGGCGTGAAATATTACGGTCTGGGATACGCAGCGGCAGCCTGGTTCGTCCTGTTGCCGCTGGCGTGGCGGAGCGGTGGTCGGGCGGCAGCCCTGCGACTGGCCGGCGGGGCGGCGGCGGGGACGGCGACGCTGGCTGGGTACTGGTACGCCCGGAACTTCGCCCTCACCGGCACGCCCGTCTATCCGCTGGGGATCGCGCCCGGGACGGGACTGCCGCAGGGGATGCGGGAAAATACTTGGGAGAGCACGCTGCTGGGCAACGGCAACCCCGACCTGCTGCCGCAGTGGACGGCGGCCGTCCAGAGCTACGGCGGACCGCTCATCTACGCGGCAGTGCTGCTGCTGCCGCTCACGTCGCTGTGGCTCGCGGGCGGGGATCTGCTGCGCCCGCGACCGTCCCCCGGCACGACCCGCCGGGGGCGCGAGCGGCTGGCCGCGGCGGTGCTCGGGGTCGGCGCGCTGGCGGCGTTCTCGATCACCCCCTACGCGACGGACGCCGACAGTGCCGGGACGCTGGTCAACTCCGCCTATCTGGTGGTCCGGTTCAGCCTCTCCACGCTGACGCTGGCGACGATCGGTCTGGCCGTCGCGGCGTCCGACCTCGGGCAGCGGCTGGGACGGCTCCGCGCGATCGGGAGCGTCGCCGCGGCGGTTCCGACGCTGGCGTTTGCGTCGGCCGCCGCCGTGCCCGCCGTCAGGCGGCTGCTCGATCACGAGGCGGCGGCATGGGAGACCCTGCTGCTGGCCGCGAACGCGGTGCTGCTCGCCATCTGCCTGGCGATGGCGTCGGAGCTGGTCCGGCGGCGGCGGACGTTCGTCGCCGCGACCGTCGTCGCGCTCTGTCTGGCGGCGGGGGCGGGCTCCTATGCCCTGAGCAGACCGTGGCACGCCGGCTTCGCCGAGCACTACGACCGGATGTTCGGCGCAAAGCTGTTCTCTCGGCTGGAAGGGGAGACCCCCCGCCCGGAGCGGGTCGTGACGGCCGTCTACCGCTACTACCCGTTCTTCGGCTCCGCCCGGCAAATCCGGACGTACCGTCCGACCAAGCTGCTGTCGGAGCGGCAGATGCTGGAGTACGTGGCTACCCATGAAGCGGATCTGTTCGCCGTCGTGGTGATCGAAGAGCTGACGAACGGACGGTTTCACGGGGCGTACGACTGGACCGCGGCGAACCCGGAGGTTTTTTCTTACTACGACCGGGCGTGGAACTACGAGGTGTTTTGCGTCGACCGCGCCGCGTTGGCGAGGCGACTGCGGGAATTCGGAACGTCGGACGGAGCCGGACGATGACTTCTTCGGCCCCCCCGCCGGCGGTGACGGTGCTAATGAACGTCTGGCGGGCCGACCCCCGGCACCTGGAGCGGGCGGTGGCCAGCGTCCTGGCGCAGACGTTCGACAACTGGGAACTCGTGATCGTGGAGGACCCGTCGGACCGGCCGGCGGCCCCGACGCTGGCCCGGTTCGCGGACCCGCGGGTCCGCCACGTCGCGAACGAGATTCGCACGTCGCTGATGGACCAGAAGAATCTAGGGTTGAAACTGGCCCGGGGGACGCTGGTGGCACTGCTGGACGCCGACGACGTCGCCCGCCCCGAGCGGCTGCGGGAGCAGGTCGCGATGTTCGCGGCCGACCCGGAGCTCGTCGCCGCCGGCAGCCAGCTCGCGGTCATCGACGACGACGACGAATTGATCGGCTACCGCCGCTTCCCGACCGCGGACGCGGACGTGCGGGCCGCCCTGGCGTGGTCCGTGCCGCTGCACCAGCCCAGCGTGATGGTCCGCCGGGACTTCGTGCGGGACCTGGGCGGGTACGGCGAGCTCCCGGGGGGCACCTCGCAGGACCACGACCTCTGGAGCCGGATCGCCCACTCCGGCGGCAAGTTCGCCAACCATCCTGAAGTGCTGCTGTACTACCGCCTGCACGCGGAGCAGATGAAGGCTCGCAAGGTGCGGAAGATGATCCGCGACTCGCTCCTCGTCCGCGCCCGGTACTGGCCGGACGGGGGGGCGAAGGCGCGGTTCCGCCGCCTGACGGACCGGGCCCTGCTGCTGCTGCCCCCGCGTTTGGTGACCCGGCTGATCCGCGTCTGCCTGTACCGCGACCCGCCGCCGCCGTGCGACGCCCTGGGGCCGGTCCCGCCGCTCGCCCCCCGGGCGACCCCGGAGCGTCGGTCCGCCGCCGCGTCATGCTGACCGCGCCCACGCTGACCGCGCTGATGCCGGCGTTCAACGAGAGCCCGCGGATTGCGGCGTCCCTGGACCGGCTGGCGGCGGCGCCGCTCGACGTCGAAGCCGTCGTCGTCGACGACGCGTCCACCGACGGCACCTCCGCGGCGGTCCGCGAATGGGCGGCGGCGCACCCGGAGTTCCGGCTGACGCTGCTGCGGCACCCGACGAACCGGGGCAAGGGGGCGGCGGTCCGCACCGCGTTGGACGCGGCCCGGGGCCAGTTCGCCGTCGTTCAGGACGCCGACCTCGAGTACGACCCGGCGGACCTGCCGCGGGTGTTGGAGCCGCTGCTGGCGGGGGAGGCGGACGTCGTCTACGGCTCGCGCCGGATGGGCGGGAACGAGTTCCCGCACCGGTGGCACGCCCGCTGCGTCGGCTTGCTGAACCTGCTGGTGCGGGCGCTGTTCGGGCTGCGGATCACCGACGAGGCGACCTGCTATAAGGCGTTTCCGACCGCGGTCCTGCGGGCGATGGACCTCCGTTGCGAGCGGTTCGAGTTCTGCCCGGAGGTGACCGCCAAGTCGGCCCGGGCGGGCCTGCGGGTGCGGGAGGTGCCGGTCTCGTACCACGCCCGCGGGACCGAGGAGGGCAAGAAGATCCGGTTCCGCGACGGGTTAGAGGCCGCTTGGACGTTGCTCGCGTGGCGCGTGCGGCCGTTCGACGGCGGGGCGACGCGGGCCGCCTGCGGCGGGGAGGGCGTTCCCCGCTTGGGAACTCGGAGTCCGGCCGCCCGGCGAGCACTCACCGGACTCTCGTACATCGTCTCCGCCGGGACGCTGGCGGCGCTCGTCTGGTACGTCGTCCGCTCCGACCGGACAGGGGAGCTCGCGGACGTCGATCCGGCCTGGGCCGCCGGGGCGGTCGCCGCAGCCACGGCGTCGTTTCTCGTGCGGGCGGCGTTTCTGTGGTGCGTCGCGCGGGCGGCCGATCGGCCGGTGCGGCCGGGCCTCGCGGTCGCCGTGACGGGGGTCGGCAATCTCGCCGCCGCGTTCGTCCCCCCCCTGCTGGCGGCGGCGGGGCGGGGGGCCTACCTCCGCGCCGCGTGCGGGGTGCCGATTGCGGTGTTCGGGGGAGCGACGCTGGCGTTCTCGGTCGGGTTTCTCGTCGCGGCCCTCGCCCTCGCCTTGCTGGCCGTCGCGCCGCTTCCGGCCGTCGCGGCACTCGCGGCGGCGGCGGGCTGCGGTCTCGCCGCCCGGAGACTGATCCTGGGCCGGGCCTGGCCGTACCGCCGGCTGGCGGCGGAGGCCGCGCTCGCCGCGAGCGCCTGCGCCGCGGTGCAGACCGCCGGATTCTTCTGCGCCCTGACCGCCTGCGACGCCGGCGGTTCCTGGCGCCGATCGCTGATCGCCGCGGCCGCCCATCAGGCCGGCGGGCTGGCGGGGGTGACGCCCGGGGGGGCGGGCGTGCAGGAAGCCGCCGGACTGTCCGCCTCGGCGGCGACCGGCGGGTCTCCCGGCGACTTGGTGCTGCCGCTGCTGCTGCTGCGGACGGCGCAGATTGGCGTCGCCTGCGCGGCGGGACTGCCCTCCGTCCTGTTCCTGCGTCGGCGCGAGTCCCGCGGAGAATAGACGAGCAATGGGATGAGACGCCAAACGAGCCGACGACGCTAAGCGTTGGAACGCCGCCGCCAAACTGCGACTCCCGCCCCCGCGAACGCGACTGCGGCGATCGCGAGGGCGATCGTCATCGGGCTGAAACGGGTGTCCCGCGGCTCGGCCGGGGGGCCGACCGGCAACGAGTCGGCCGTGACCGACAGGTGCGTGAGGGTGGCCGCCGTCGGCTGGTCCATGGAGCCGCCGGTGTCCACCGACAGCGCCACCCGCTCGACCGGCTCCGAACCGAACTCCATCACGGTCAGTTCCCGAAACGATTCGTCCTCCCCTTCCGCCGCCAAGCAGCGGATCACCCCGCCCTCCCGCACGAATTTGATGCGACCGCTCTTGGCCGACGTGGGAAAGAAAACGTGCTCGTGATGGTGGGAGCCGTCCGGCTTCTCCTCTCGGCGGACGATCTTCCAAACGTCCGGCACCTTGCTCATCCCGGGATGCGGCATGCGGACGCGCCCGAGGGACAGCATCGTGTACTGCCCGGTCCCGCGGTTGAGCTGAAGTCCGACGCCGCTGCCGTACCCCTCCCGCACCTCCGGGAGCGTGAGGGACCGAAACGCTCCCTCGGTCGAGAAGTCGCCGGTTAGACCGAACTTTAGGTCCACGGCGACGCGGTTGCCTTTCTCGCCGGACGGGACGCTCACCACCGCCTCGCCGCCCTCGACCCGGACCGCCTTCGCCGGCTCGTGGCCGTTCAGGGACACGACCGGCCCCCACTCGGGCACCGACGCGAATTCGACCTCGAAGGTCTCCGCGTCGGCGTCCGACGGACCGCGATCGCCGCAGCCGGCGAGGAGGGCCGTCGAGAGGAGGGCCGTCGAGAGGAGGGCGAGCGTAGTCGCGTGGCGGGTCATTGATCTTCCGGTTCGTTCGGGCCGTCGGGGGTGCCGTATTCGATCGCGAGGCCCTTCGCGGGCGTCAGTAGGCGATCGAACTCCTGCCAGTCGATCGTGAACGGGACCTGCTGGACGCTCCCGTCGCACAGCAGGAAGTTCACGCCGCCGGCGTGGGGACTGCCCCAGTTCTGCTTGAAGACGAGCCCCGGCCCGTCGGGGAGCAGCCGCAGTCCGTACCGACGGCTGCCGGCCGAACCTCCCAGAAAAAAAGGCTCGTCCCAGAAGAAGCTTCCGTCGGACTGCACGCAGGGGTCGAACGCCTTCTCCCCGACGAGCAGCGTGTTGCTGGTCCCGTCGCGGACATTGGCGAATCGCATCAGCTTGGGGCGGTTGAAGATGAGAAAGCCGTTACCGGTGTAGTCGGTCCGGCCCCACCGGTGCCCGCCGCCCTCGTACTCCCCGAATGCGTCGCTCGGCGGCGGGGCCGTCGCGGCGGCGTCGCGGCGGGCGCGGCAAGCGTACGTCGGCACGACCGCGTCGTAGGCAGGCTTAGCGTGGGCGTTCTGCTGGTCGAGAAACGGCAGCAGCGGGTACGCCCAGGATCCGGTCTGCTCCCGCGGGCCGCTGTCGGGGTCGCCGACGCCCCACTGGTACAGCTTGCCGTTCTCGGTGTTCAGCGTCGTGGGGGTGAACGGCTCGCCGTCCGCGTCGAGCACCACCTGCGCCGGGTCGTACCCACCGTTGCTGGGCAGGCTGCCGAAGACGCCGTGGTGCTGGTGGAAGGCCAGTCCGACCTGCTTCAGATTGTTCCGACACTCGACGTCCCAAGCCTTCTGACGGGCCTGCTGCACGGCCGGCATGATTAGCGCGCAGAGCAGGGACACGATGCCGATAACGACCAGCAACTCCACGATCGAAAAGCCGAACCGCCGACGGACGTGGCACATGGAGCGGGTTCGAGTTTGAGTCGCAACGATGGCAAGTGGCGGTCAGCATGCGGGGGCCGGCGAGGGGCGTCAACCATCGTCCGTTTC
Coding sequences within:
- a CDS encoding ParB/RepB/Spo0J family partition protein — its product is MSNGKYASFAGADLDADFRVRPESTPDSAAFAKPAGPGRVEGQERLRNAAKIPLTEIVADAQVREDFDPEELAKLAHSIQTQGQLQPVRVRWDEGRGKYVLIVGERRFRACQIAGIEKLECVIQEGEIAADDAHELQLIENIVRQDLNPIEEAKAYRKLIDGRGCSAKEMAAELSLDYTTVQRSLRLLTLPEDVQERVAEGVIPKSLFREVLKLKTDEERRAYVDRYLDGGTIDAVAAEVKRKKGGDKPAKQKSTRRFTKDGLVVQASKTGRITTADLIATLKAWAEELEADLEKRRATAA
- a CDS encoding DUF1583 domain-containing protein, which produces MAFAAAICFVTGCSSDRSISADPDSFTADLTDAGPQGRTLGYLGDNAETAISEDKGHLVVNLPAARSGRPQAGIRTMFAAVGDFEVTVGFELRDVRMPSDGYGSGVGVQVTPRGGADRIVYLGRVRHPGEGDVWKAVHRTSRGGRREHDHRYVKTDARSGRLQLVREGGMIRCLAAGDDGEFHEVAAFAFGDDGIREISVIADTGGGTNRTKVAITELSVLADGLPYGLPPEEGVSTWTIWAVAFTAGAGLLAIGAIDRWRGARTIGRA
- a CDS encoding glycosyltransferase translates to MTSSAPPPAVTVLMNVWRADPRHLERAVASVLAQTFDNWELVIVEDPSDRPAAPTLARFADPRVRHVANEIRTSLMDQKNLGLKLARGTLVALLDADDVARPERLREQVAMFAADPELVAAGSQLAVIDDDDELIGYRRFPTADADVRAALAWSVPLHQPSVMVRRDFVRDLGGYGELPGGTSQDHDLWSRIAHSGGKFANHPEVLLYYRLHAEQMKARKVRKMIRDSLLVRARYWPDGGAKARFRRLTDRALLLLPPRLVTRLIRVCLYRDPPPPCDALGPVPPLAPRATPERRSAAASC
- a CDS encoding glycosyltransferase family 2 protein; translation: MLTAPTLTALMPAFNESPRIAASLDRLAAAPLDVEAVVVDDASTDGTSAAVREWAAAHPEFRLTLLRHPTNRGKGAAVRTALDAARGQFAVVQDADLEYDPADLPRVLEPLLAGEADVVYGSRRMGGNEFPHRWHARCVGLLNLLVRALFGLRITDEATCYKAFPTAVLRAMDLRCERFEFCPEVTAKSARAGLRVREVPVSYHARGTEEGKKIRFRDGLEAAWTLLAWRVRPFDGGATRAACGGEGVPRLGTRSPAARRALTGLSYIVSAGTLAALVWYVVRSDRTGELADVDPAWAAGAVAAATASFLVRAAFLWCVARAADRPVRPGLAVAVTGVGNLAAAFVPPLLAAAGRGAYLRAACGVPIAVFGGATLAFSVGFLVAALALALLAVAPLPAVAALAAAAGCGLAARRLILGRAWPYRRLAAEAALAASACAAVQTAGFFCALTACDAGGSWRRSLIAAAAHQAGGLAGVTPGGAGVQEAAGLSASAATGGSPGDLVLPLLLLRTAQIGVACAAGLPSVLFLRRRESRGE
- a CDS encoding DUF1583 domain-containing protein; translation: MTRHATTLALLSTALLSTALLAGCGDRGPSDADAETFEVEFASVPEWGPVVSLNGHEPAKAVRVEGGEAVVSVPSGEKGNRVAVDLKFGLTGDFSTEGAFRSLTLPEVREGYGSGVGLQLNRGTGQYTMLSLGRVRMPHPGMSKVPDVWKIVRREEKPDGSHHHEHVFFPTSAKSGRIKFVREGGVIRCLAAEGEDESFRELTVMEFGSEPVERVALSVDTGGSMDQPTAATLTHLSVTADSLPVGPPAEPRDTRFSPMTIALAIAAVAFAGAGVAVWRRRSNA
- a CDS encoding DUF1559 family PulG-like putative transporter, with the protein product MCHVRRRFGFSIVELLVVIGIVSLLCALIMPAVQQARQKAWDVECRNNLKQVGLAFHQHHGVFGSLPSNGGYDPAQVVLDADGEPFTPTTLNTENGKLYQWGVGDPDSGPREQTGSWAYPLLPFLDQQNAHAKPAYDAVVPTYACRARRDAAATAPPPSDAFGEYEGGGHRWGRTDYTGNGFLIFNRPKLMRFANVRDGTSNTLLVGEKAFDPCVQSDGSFFWDEPFFLGGSAGSRRYGLRLLPDGPGLVFKQNWGSPHAGGVNFLLCDGSVQQVPFTIDWQEFDRLLTPAKGLAIEYGTPDGPNEPEDQ